One window of the Cyprinus carpio isolate SPL01 unplaced genomic scaffold, ASM1834038v1 S000006749, whole genome shotgun sequence genome contains the following:
- the LOC122144661 gene encoding LOW QUALITY PROTEIN: histone-lysine N-methyltransferase SETDB1-A-like (The sequence of the model RefSeq protein was modified relative to this genomic sequence to represent the inferred CDS: substituted 2 bases at 2 genomic stop codons) has product MSDQSSLPYLRILFIGCRVVASSKGXCKGKASFNAGVLVELPERKNRMRTLVLGVFDDGHAAYLALPELHLVCKQCEKLFQEMPTPQLNTALFDSSSLSDCYFCNCHLKRAVSCAAPTTSYWALYSRSAKRPAPDEEEECFSMQHQNKSIYLNHRCCPACLDGVRPSQGDMHRGQNPLLIPLLFKFRRMTARRRIDGKVGGVRSPCGRSLCDMQEVQEYLLETRCDFLFLEMFCMDPFVLVNRARPPSTSTGKPHLYLPDISEGREVLPVPCINEVDNTLAPNISYTKDRVPAPGFSINTSPDFLIGCDCTDGCQDRSKCACHQLTIEATSLCSGGPVDVSAGYTHKRLPTTLPTGVYECNPLCRCDPRMCSNRLVQHGLQLRLELXTQHKGWGIRCRDDVAKGTFVCVFTGKIVNEDRVYEDDTVSGNEYLANLDFIEGVEKLKEGYESEAYCSDTEVETNKKTITMKTGPLWKNTLYREDSSSGEEREELMELDTEREETEVNHMFLDERKLSHKPHETYKDAQKKVIKQMRGDGEETSGPKRCFAIKSFQRRVKPPETLDANDEKTRTAVTGRNTRRLFNGEETCYIIDARQEGNLGRFINHSCSPNLFVQNVFVDTHDLRFPWVAFFASKRIKAGTELTWDYNYEVGSVEGKVLLCCCGSLRCTGRLL; this is encoded by the exons ATGTCGGACCAGTCATC CCTCCCATACTTAAGGATTTTGTTTATTGGCTGTCGTGTTGTGGCAAGCAGCAAAGGATGATGCAAAGGAAAGGCCTCGTTTAATGCAGGAGTATTGGTTGAGCTTCCTGAGCGCAAGAATCGCATGAG aAC TCTT gTTCTTGGTGTTTTTGATGATGGTCATGCAGCTTACCTGGCACTTCCAGAACTTCATCTTGTCTGCAAACAATGTGAGAAACTCTTC CAGGAAATGCCCACGCCTCAGCTCAACACAGCCCTCTTCGACAGCAGTTCCCTCAGCGACTGTTACTTCTGCAACTGTCACCTCAAAAGAGCCGTATCCTGTGCAG CACCAACCACGTCATATTGGGCTCTATATTCTAGAAGTGCAAAACGACCTGCCCCTGATGAGGAAGAAGAGTGTTTTTCAATGCAACACCAGAACAAGTCCATTTACTTGAATCATCGCTGTTGTCCAGCATGTCTGGATGGGGTGAGACCGTCTCAAGGCGACATGCATCGTGGTCAAAATCCACTTCTTATACCACTGCTTTTTAAGTTTCGGCGAATGACGGCTAGAAGGCGCATCGATGGAAAGGTGGGTGGCGTT cgttCTCCGTGTGGGCGGAGCCTGTGCGACATGCAGGAAGTGCAGGAATACTTGTTAGAAACACGTTGTGACTTCCTTTTCCTGGAAATGTTCTGTATGGACCCGTTTGTTCTTGTGAATCGCGCCCGACCTCCTTCCACATCAACCGGCAAGCCTCACCTCTACCTGCCGGACATATCAGAGGGCAGAGAGGTGTTGCCGGTGCCCTGCATTAATGAAGTGGACAATACGCTTGCTCCTAACATAAGTTACACCAAAGACAGGGTTCCAGCTCCGGGTTTTTCAATCAATACAAGCCCAGATTTCTTGATCGGCTGTGACTGCACAGATGGCTGTCAGGACAG GTCAAAGTGTGCATGCCACCAGCTGACCATTGAGGCTACGTCCCTATGCAGTGGAGGTCCAGTGGATGTTAGTGCTGGATACACACATAAGAGATTGCCAACCACCTTGCCAACAGG GGTGTATGAGTGTAACCCTCTGTGCCGTTGTGATCCGAGAATGTGCAGCAACAGGCTGGTTCAGCACGGTCTGCAGCTGCGGCTGGAGCTCTAGACACAGCACAAGGGATGGGGCATCCGCTGCAGAGATGATGTGGCCAAGGGTACTTTCGTATGTGTTTTCACTG GTAAAATAGTAAACGAAGACCGAGTGTATGAAGACGACACCGTGTCTGGCAATGAATATTTGGCCAACCTTGACTTCATTGAGGGTGTGGAGAAACTGAAAGAGGGTTATGAAAGCGAGGCGTACTGCTCGGACACAGAGGTGGAAACCAACAAGAAGACCATAACAATGAAAACAGGGCCATTATGGAAAAACACTCTCTACCGAGAAGACTCCAGCAGTGGTGAAG AAAGAGAAGAACTTATGGAACTGGACACGGAACGAGAGGAGACAGAAG TGAATCACATGTTCTTAGATGAGAGAAAACTATCCCATAAGCCACATGAAACATATAAAGATGCTCAGAAGAAAGTGATCAAACAAATGAGAGGGGACG GTGAAGAAACCTCAGGTCCAAAGCGTTGCTTTGCCATAAAGTCATTCCAGAGGAGAGTAAAACCTCCAGAAACCTTGGACGCAAATGATGAGAAAACAAGGACAGCTGTAACAGGCAGAAACACCCGCAGACTGTTCAACGGCGAGGAGACTTGTTACATCATAGACGCGAGACAAGAAGGCAACCTCGGCCGCTTCATCAAC CATAGCTGCAGTCCGAATTTGTTTGTTCAGAACGTCTTTGTGGACACACACGACCTTCGGTTTCCATGGGTGGCATTCTTCGCCAGCAA GCGCATCAAGGCGGGGACGGAGCTGACGTGGGATTATAACTATGAGGTTGGCAGTGTGGAGGGGAAGGTTCTGCTCTGCTGCTGTGGCTCTCTGCGGTGCACAGGGAGGCTGCTCTGA